GGAGTTCAAGTCGCATTGGGGGACCGAGACGACGGACCTGCCGCAATATTTCTATCCCACACCGCCGGCTCCGGTTCAGATGGAGGGGAGCACGCTGAAAGGCAGGCTGTTCAGGTCGTTCTGTAGTCACGCGCCTGACTTCGCCGTCACCTTCGTGGGGGATTTTTGCTATCGCCATATGGGATAAGGAGGGGACGATGAAGAACGCCGCGGCAATGAACAGGTGCCAGATTCACACCGTCCCTGAAATCTGCAAGCCGTTGAGCGTGGCGAGCAGGGTGTGGCAGTTCCGCAACCGTTTGCGCCGCATCTTCAAGAGGCGCTACCACTTTCTGTGCAACTACCTCTTCAGGGGAGAAGCAGTCGCCGAAGATGGAGTCGCGCGCGCAGGAGTGGGGGGAGCCGTGAAGTTGCAGGCAGGGGACGTGGTGCAGGTACGTTCGCGCGAGGAGATCAGCGCCACCCTGGACCACTGGAACCAGCTGCGCCACTGCGCCTTCATGGAGGAGATGTGGCTCTACTGCGGGACGCAGCAAAAAGTCCTGAAGCGTGTGCAGCGCTTCCTCGACGAGCGGGACTACCTTATGAAGAAGTGCAACGGGATCGTGCTGCTGGAAGGGGTTTTTTGTGAGGGGACAAAGGACTTCGGGCTCTGCGACCGCACCTGCCACTTTTTTTGGCGGGAGGAATGGCTGGAGAAGATCGAGGAGTAGATCGGCAGATCATCGGATTCAAAAAGGGGACAGGGTACTTCTGAGAAAGTAGCCTGTCCCCTTTTTTTTCGGAGGCGCTAACCCAAAAAGCAAATCCCCCCTGTCCCCCCTTCGCAAAGGGGGGAACGTGAGGCCTCCACCAACTGCTTGCACTCACACCGAATCAATCAGGAAGAGCCCTGGATCCTCCAGGTACTGCACTACTTTCGTGAGGAAGCGGGACGCGTCGACGCCGTCTGTCGCGCGATGGTCGAAGGTAAGTGACATCGGCACGATCTTGCGCACCGCTACCTGCCCCTTGTGCACCCAGGCGCGGTCGGCGATCCGGCCGAAGCCGAGGATCGCCACATCCGGCCAGTTTATGACCGGGGTCGCGAAGCCGCCGCCGAAATGGCCGTAGTTCGTTACGGTGAAGGAGCTTCCCTTCATCTCCTCAATTGCGATCGTCCGCTCCCTCGCTTTCTTCCCCAGCTCCAGAAGCTCCCCCGCAAGATCAAAGATGCTCTTTTTCTCCACGTCCCTGATCACCGGCACCATCAAGCCGTTGGGGGTGTCAACGGCGATGCCGAAGTGGTAGCGCTTCTTGAGGATGATCGTGCTGGTGGCGTCCTCGATGGAGGCATTGAGGTAGGGGTGCTCGCGCAGGGCGTGCTGCACCGCCTTTATGAAAAAGGGCAGGAACGTCAGGTGCCTGCCGCGCCCCTCCATCATCTTCTGTTCCCGATCGCGCAGCTCGGCGAGTTCGGTAATGTCCGCCTCCTCCGTGGTGGTTACGCTCGCGGTGACGCGCTGCGAGGCGATGACGTTGCGTGCCGTGCTGCGCCGCACCCCGCGCATCGGCACCCGCTCCACCTCGTCCCCCGGGTCGATCTGCAAAGGGGGCATCGACGCCATCCCTTCAGCCGGCGCCCCCTCACGCGACGGAGCGAACCGCTCCAGATCCTCCGGCGTGACACTGCCGCGCGGGCCGCTCCCCTGGATCCGGCTGAGATCGATCCCCCGCTCCCGCGCGGTCTTGCGAACCGACGGCGTGGCGAGGATGTCCTTCCCGTGGGCCTCTCTCTGGGGCTGAGGCCGCGCCTGCTCCTGCTGCGGCTCCTCTTCCGCCTCCGGCAGAGTCCCGACGATCCCCACCGACTTCGGCCGCTGCGGCGGTAACTCGTCGGCCTGCGTTACCTGGGTCGGCTGCTGCATGGCCTCCTGAATCGCCTGCTGCGGTGCCTGCTCGGAACCCTCCGCAGCCGTCCCCTCCGAAATCGTGACCAGGATCTCGCCGACAGGGACCGTCTCCCCCTCCTTGCGGTGCAGGCGCACCACCAGCCCCTTCCGGGGGGATGGCACCTCCACCACCGCCTTGTCCGTCTCCACCTCGACGACAGGCTGGTGTTCGGCGACCTCATCCCCTTCGCGCACGAGCCATCTGCGCAGTTCGACCTCGGATATCCCTTCACCCAAGTCCGGGAGCTTGAATTCGTAGGGCATGCTAGTACCTCATTACCTCGTCGATGGCTTTCTTTATGTGGGCTGCCGTGGGAAGGTAGCTGTCCTCGAGCTTGGCGAGGGGCATCGTCACATCAGGCGCGGCGACGCGCAGCACCGGCGCCCGCAGGTGCAGTATCCCCTCTTCGGCGATGGTCGCTGCTATTTCGGCGCCGAATCCACCCGTCTTCAGCGCCTCGTGCACGATCACCGCGCGCCCGGTCTTCCTCACGGAGGCAAGGATCGCCTCTGCATCGAAGGGGTTCAGCGTCAGAAGGTCGATGACATCAGCGCTCACATCCCCGATACTCTTCAGCACCCGCTCCAGCATGGAGCCCCAGGCGACGATCGTCACGTCATTCCCCTGGCGCACCGTTCTCGCCTGGCCGAGCGGAAGGGTATACTCATCCTCCGGCACCTCCTCGCGGATCAGCCGGTACAGCCTCGTCGGCTCCAGGAAGAGGACCGGGTCGGGGTCGCGCAGGGCGGAGGTCAGGAGACCCTTCGCGGTGTAGGGGCCGGAGGGGATGACGACCTTGATCCCGGGCATGTGGCAGAAGAACGCCTCCGTGCTCTCCTCGTGCAGCTCGGGCGCCTTTATCCCCGCGCCATAAGGGGTGCGCACCACCATCGGCACGTTGAAGCGCCCGCGGGAGCGCGCCCTGATGCGGGCGCCGTGGGAGAAAAATTGCTCCATCGCACCGTAGAGAAAGCCGAGGAACTGGATCTCGGCCACCGGGCGCAGGCCGTACGCCGCCATCCCGATGGCGGTCCCCGTAATGGCGGATTCGGAAAGGGGGGTATCGATCACCCGCTCCGCGCCGAAGCGCTCCTGTAGCCCTTCCGTGACGCGGAAGACGCCGCCGTCCACCCCCACGTCCTCGCCGAGCACCACGACCCGGTCGTCCCGCTCCATCTCCTGGCGCAGGGCAAGATTGATTGCCTGCACCATGTTAAGCTGGGCCATGGGTCACTTCCTTTAGTTGCCGGGCCTGGCGCGGTGTGAGCTGCGCCAGGGTATGGGTGAAAAGGTCCTCCACAGCAGGGGGCGGATGCTCCTCCATGACGCGCACCGCGTCGTCCACCGTCTGCACCGCCCGGTTCCTTACCTCCGCCCGGTACTCGTCGGTAAGGAGATCCTCCTTCGCCATGTAGCGCTCCAGGCGCAGCAGCGGATCCTTTACCCGCCACGCCTCCACCTCGTCGGCACGCCGGTAGCGCCCTGCGTCGTCGGCGGTGGTGTGGTCGCTCAGACGATAGGTAAGGCACTCGATGAAGGTGGGCCCGCCGCCGGAGCGCGCCTTCTCGAAGGCCCGCTGCGCTGCGTGGTGCACCGCAAAGACGTCGTTGCCATCCACCTGGATGCCGTCGAACCCGTAGCCGATCGCCTTTTGCGCGATCGTCGCCGCGGCGGTCTGCCCCTTCACCGGGATGGAGATCGCCCACTGGTTGTTCTGACAGATGAAGACGACAGGGAGCTGCAGCACCCCCGCCATGTTCAGCCCCTCGTGGAAATCCCCCTTCGAGGTCGCGCCGTCGCCGAAGTAGGCGACGACGACGATCGGATCCTTCCGGTACTTTGCGGCGAGCGCTGCCCCCACGGCATGCGGAATGTGGGTGCCGACGGCGACGCAGACCGGGAAGATGTTCATGTTGTCCGGAATGCGCATGCCGCGCTCGTCCCCGCCCCAGTACTGAAAAAGCTGGTCCACCGGATAGCCGAGGGTGAGATGGACACCGCTCTCGCGGAAGGCGGGGAAGACCCAGTCCGGCTGTTCCAGCGCGATTGCGCTCCCCACCTGCGCCGCCTCCTGCCCGAGAATGGAGGGGTAGGTGCCGAGCCTCCCTTCCCGTTGCAGGCTGAGGGCACGCTCGTCAAAGACACGTGACAGCACCATGCACTCGTACATGCGCCGCACCAGGGCATCGTCGGGCGGGGCGATCTGCGTGCGGTCGAGGTTTCCCTCTACGTCCAGCACGCTCAGATGCTTCACATCGAATGTAGCAAGTACTTCCTCTGACATGAGTTTCTACCTTTGTAACCTTTGATGGGCTCGCACTTGAAGAGTTTAACGAGCGGCCCACATCTGTCAACAGAGAGTAGAATTGGCAATAAACTGTATCTCCCGCACCCTCCCCAGACACTGAAATCGTGCCTAGCGACGTGTTGCCAATAACTCTTACGCTCTATGCCATGAAAAGACCGCACCATTGCTGGCAGTTTTACTCCACTCCCCGTAAAAGTCGCCTTTTGCTACTGTCCCGCCAAAACATCCCGTCCAAGGAAATAGCGACTATACTTAGTTTTGAAGAACGAGGACAAAGGCGGTGGAGAAGGTGAAAGGAGAGCCGCAATGGCCGAAGCAAACTACTCAGGGAAGACGCTGCGTGCGGCACTGGAGAGTGAGAAGCCGCTGCAGATGGTGGGGGCCATCAACGCCTACAGCGCCCTTCTCGCCGAGCGCTGCGGTTTCAGGGCGCTGTACCTTTCCGGCGCTGGTGTGGCGAATGCCTCGTGGGGGCTTCCCGATCTCGGCATGACCACACTAGGCGACGTGGTGGAAGACGTTCGACGGATAACGGCGGCGACAAAGCTGCCGCTCCTTGTCGATGCGGATACCGGATGGGGGCACGCCCTCATGATCGGCCGCACCGTTCGCGAACTGACCCGCGCCGGGGCAGCGGGAATGCACATAGAGGACCAGCTGCCTGCAAAGCGCTGCGGGCACCGCCCCGGGAAGGCGCTGGTAAGTACAGAGCGGATGGTAGAGCGGATTAAGGCGGCGGTGGACAGCCGCAGTGATGAGTCCTTTGTGGTCATGGCCCGGACGGACGCAGTCGCCGTCGAGGGGCTTGAGGCCGCCATAGAGCGAAGCTGCCGCTATCGCGAGGCAGGAGCCGATCTCCTCTTCCCGGAGGCGCTGACCGAACTCTCGCAGTACCGGCTCTTCGCCGACCGCGTCGGGCTGCCCCTTCTGGCCAACATGACCGAATTCGGCCTCACCCCGCTCTACAGCGTCTCCGAGCTTGCCTCGGCTGGAGTCGCCGTGGTGCTGTACCCCCTTTCCGCCTTCCGCGCCATGAACGCTGCGGCGCTGAAGGTGTACCGGGCCATCCGGCAGGAAGGGACGCAGGCCTCCGTGCTCGATTTCATGCAGACCCGCGCAGAGCTCTACGACATCCTCAACTACCACCAGTTTGAGCAGATACTGGATGAGTCGCTCGAAAAGGAGGAGCCATCATGAGCATGGAAAACTACAGCCCGGGGCTGGAAGGTGTCGTCGCCGGCACCACCGCCATCAGCACGGTCGGGAAGAAAGGAAGAGGGCTGACGTACCGGGGCATTGCCATTGAAGATCTCGCCGGGCACGCCTCGTTCGAGGAAGTAGCGCACCTCTTGATCCACGGCACCCTCCCGCAGGACGAGGCGGAACTGGACAGCTACCGCAAGCGGCTGACGGCACTTCGCGCACTCCCGGACGCGCTTCAGAGAGTACTGGAACAGCTACCTCCCACCGCGCACCCGATGGACGTGCTGCGCACCGGTTGCTCCGCCCTAGGGACGATGGAGCCGGAGGTGGGGGCGGGAAACGAGGAACAGGTAGCGGACCGGCTGGTCGCGCTCTTTCCTTCCATGCTCCTGCACTGGTACCAGTTTCACCGGAGCGGGGCGCGGCTGAGCGGCGCAAGCGACGAGCCGGGCATTGCCGCCCATTTCCTGAGGCTGCTGCACGGGTCGCAGCCTGACGAGCTCAGGCAGCGGGCGGTGGATGTTTCCCTCATCCTCTACGCCGAGCATGAATTCAACGCCTCCACCTTCTCCGCGCGGGTCACCGCCTCCACCCTTTCCGACTTCTACTCCGCCATAACCTCCGCAATCGGCACGCTGCGCGGTCCTCTGCACGGAGGGGCCAACGAGGAGGCGATAAAGCTGATCGAGCGGTTCACCTCCCCCGACGACGCGCAGCAGGGGCTCATGCAGATGCTCGCCGCCAAGGAAAAGGTTATGGGGTTTGGTCATCGCATATATAAATATGCCGACCCCCGCTCCGCCATCGCGCGGGATTGGGCGCTGAGGCTGTGCGGCGGAGTGGGGGACGCGCGGCTTTGCGAGATCGCGGAGCGGATCGAGGAGGTCATGTACAAGGAAAAGAACCTCTTCCCCAACCTCGACTTCTACACCGCCATCGTCTATCGCCTCTGCGGGATACCGACAGAGATGTTCACCCCGCTCTTCGTCTTTGCGCGCGTCGCCGGCTGGTCCGCGCACATCATAGAGCAGCGCAGCGCCAACCGTATCTTCAGGCCGATCGCCGAATACGTGGGGCCCGAGCGGCAGGAATATGTGCCGATCGGGAAGAGGAGGTAAATCCAAAACATTTTGAACCGCAAAGACGCAAAGGACGCAAAAAAAGATCGATCAGGGCGACAAGGTGCGGCTCGTTCCCAAGGTCATCTTGGGAACGCACTTGGGTGCAAAGCTCCGGCTTTGCATCCGCCTCAGCGGATATTGATGATCCGCGGTGCGAGGCACAGCCTCGGGGGCAATTGCGTTCCCAAGCTGGAGCTTGGGAACGAGTCGGAAAGGTGAAGAAGAGTCCTTCGCGGTTTTCCCCTTTGCGTCTTTGCGTCTTTGCGGTTCAAGCCTTTCCGCCTTTCGCTTTTGCCTTTGACAAGGAGGAGCCATGATCAACAGTGCTGACGCAGACGTTAACCTGCGCCCGGAGCCGGACCGGGAGATGCAGGATATCGCAGAGTACGTGCTGAGCGACGCCGGCACCCCCGAAGCGTACGACACGGCACGCTACGTCCTCATGGACTCCATCGGTTGCGCGATGCTGGCGCTGCGCTTCGCCGAGTGCAGGCGGCTCCTCGACACCGTCACCGCCGATGCCCCCCCTTCCGGACCGGTGCCGGTACCGGGCACCGACCTGCGCCTGGATGCTGTTACCGCCACCCTTGCCATCGGAGCGCTGGTGCGCTGGGTCGATTTCAACGACACCTGGCTCGCCGCCGAATGGGGGCATCCCTCAGACAACCTCG
The DNA window shown above is from Geomonas sp. RF6 and carries:
- the pdhA gene encoding pyruvate dehydrogenase (acetyl-transferring) E1 component subunit alpha, with the translated sequence MSEEVLATFDVKHLSVLDVEGNLDRTQIAPPDDALVRRMYECMVLSRVFDERALSLQREGRLGTYPSILGQEAAQVGSAIALEQPDWVFPAFRESGVHLTLGYPVDQLFQYWGGDERGMRIPDNMNIFPVCVAVGTHIPHAVGAALAAKYRKDPIVVVAYFGDGATSKGDFHEGLNMAGVLQLPVVFICQNNQWAISIPVKGQTAAATIAQKAIGYGFDGIQVDGNDVFAVHHAAQRAFEKARSGGGPTFIECLTYRLSDHTTADDAGRYRRADEVEAWRVKDPLLRLERYMAKEDLLTDEYRAEVRNRAVQTVDDAVRVMEEHPPPAVEDLFTHTLAQLTPRQARQLKEVTHGPA
- a CDS encoding dihydrolipoamide acetyltransferase family protein, whose translation is MPYEFKLPDLGEGISEVELRRWLVREGDEVAEHQPVVEVETDKAVVEVPSPRKGLVVRLHRKEGETVPVGEILVTISEGTAAEGSEQAPQQAIQEAMQQPTQVTQADELPPQRPKSVGIVGTLPEAEEEPQQEQARPQPQREAHGKDILATPSVRKTARERGIDLSRIQGSGPRGSVTPEDLERFAPSREGAPAEGMASMPPLQIDPGDEVERVPMRGVRRSTARNVIASQRVTASVTTTEEADITELAELRDREQKMMEGRGRHLTFLPFFIKAVQHALREHPYLNASIEDATSTIILKKRYHFGIAVDTPNGLMVPVIRDVEKKSIFDLAGELLELGKKARERTIAIEEMKGSSFTVTNYGHFGGGFATPVINWPDVAILGFGRIADRAWVHKGQVAVRKIVPMSLTFDHRATDGVDASRFLTKVVQYLEDPGLFLIDSV
- a CDS encoding citrate/2-methylcitrate synthase, whose amino-acid sequence is MSMENYSPGLEGVVAGTTAISTVGKKGRGLTYRGIAIEDLAGHASFEEVAHLLIHGTLPQDEAELDSYRKRLTALRALPDALQRVLEQLPPTAHPMDVLRTGCSALGTMEPEVGAGNEEQVADRLVALFPSMLLHWYQFHRSGARLSGASDEPGIAAHFLRLLHGSQPDELRQRAVDVSLILYAEHEFNASTFSARVTASTLSDFYSAITSAIGTLRGPLHGGANEEAIKLIERFTSPDDAQQGLMQMLAAKEKVMGFGHRIYKYADPRSAIARDWALRLCGGVGDARLCEIAERIEEVMYKEKNLFPNLDFYTAIVYRLCGIPTEMFTPLFVFARVAGWSAHIIEQRSANRIFRPIAEYVGPERQEYVPIGKRR
- the prpB gene encoding methylisocitrate lyase is translated as MAEANYSGKTLRAALESEKPLQMVGAINAYSALLAERCGFRALYLSGAGVANASWGLPDLGMTTLGDVVEDVRRITAATKLPLLVDADTGWGHALMIGRTVRELTRAGAAGMHIEDQLPAKRCGHRPGKALVSTERMVERIKAAVDSRSDESFVVMARTDAVAVEGLEAAIERSCRYREAGADLLFPEALTELSQYRLFADRVGLPLLANMTEFGLTPLYSVSELASAGVAVVLYPLSAFRAMNAAALKVYRAIRQEGTQASVLDFMQTRAELYDILNYHQFEQILDESLEKEEPS
- a CDS encoding alpha-ketoacid dehydrogenase subunit beta; protein product: MAQLNMVQAINLALRQEMERDDRVVVLGEDVGVDGGVFRVTEGLQERFGAERVIDTPLSESAITGTAIGMAAYGLRPVAEIQFLGFLYGAMEQFFSHGARIRARSRGRFNVPMVVRTPYGAGIKAPELHEESTEAFFCHMPGIKVVIPSGPYTAKGLLTSALRDPDPVLFLEPTRLYRLIREEVPEDEYTLPLGQARTVRQGNDVTIVAWGSMLERVLKSIGDVSADVIDLLTLNPFDAEAILASVRKTGRAVIVHEALKTGGFGAEIAATIAEEGILHLRAPVLRVAAPDVTMPLAKLEDSYLPTAAHIKKAIDEVMRY